GGgtaccaccaccgccaacACGGGGGATACGGGCAACGGCACGACCGGTACCCCAAGACTCGGCAGAGGTCTGGTGACCGGCGTTCTCAGCAACGGCGTAAGCCTGTCGACGGTTCTTGGCGATAGActctgtttttttttgtggtCAGAGACATTGCCCGTTTTGCCCTCTCCTACATCTCCTGGAGTGACTCACTGTGGACCTGCTGGACGACGTCAAGCCTGATGGGGGCGGTGAAGACggcggggagggggagagaGCCAGAGGACTCGCCGGTGGCAGACCAGACGGTGACGGTGGGACGAGCGGCCATTTTGATGTTTTGTGGTGTCGAACACTTGacggatgaggaggagcgaGAAATCCATACGCTTTCCAATTTTCCCTACAGACGCACCCGGCGTTATTCCCGGCGTTTCGATCAGGTGTATGTGGCGAGTAAACGGTGTCCCGATCTGTGCTGCGCCACATGGCGAGGCGGTGGTCTCcgcagctgctgctgctacGCGTCATGGCGAACACGTCTTTGGTCTATTTCGTTAATCTTTGTTGTGCGGTGGTAACTATTACTCGCATCCTATATCTTACCAACTATCCCCAGATGCACAGGGGCATACCATCCCCTCCAGCAACACGCAGACAAACAGCCACACAACACACGCCCTGGGAGAACAGAGTGCCTCCCTCAGCCTACGGTTCAGCACGTCCACACAGCGCTCTTCTCGAATCAACACCCCACGACGACGCAGAGCTCCCCCTCTACAAGGACACCAACATGGAGCTCAAGAGACGCTTCGAAGAGAAGCAACCGGTACATTTAGAGCAGCCCGTCGTGGACGACGATCAGGGCAAGTGGGGAAAGGGCTACGGTGCGGGACCAGGTATCGGCGGCAGAAGAGGTCTCCCGCCTAAACAGAGAATACCGGGATGGGTACGTCCCTTTGTCCTGTTTTTTGCTTATCCTGACACTGCGCAGAAAGGTATCGTGCTGGAAAACGAAGAATGGGTATGGGCAGGGGTCTACACCCTGCTGAGTATGATTACACGATTCTGGCGGATTGGTGCTGCCAATTACGTCGTCTGGGACGAAGCGCATTTTGGAAAGTTTGGAACACACTATATCAATCGTGATTTCTACTTTGATGTCCACCCTCCACTCGGCAAGATGCTCGTCGGTCTTGCAGGTTTACTGTCAGGCTACCAGGGCAACTTTGAATTCAAGTCGGGTGTTGCGTACCCGGAAGATGTACCGTATACGGCAATGAGAGTAATGCTGGCGAGCTTTGGTGTGGCTCTCGTACCACTTGCCTGGTTTACTtctggagagatgggatggagtAGGTGGACCAGACATTGGGTGACCATTTGTGTATTGTGTGGTGAGTCCCACCAcccatctttttcttcatacGGACCATGCTGACAAACTTCTCCAGACATTGGATGGCTTTGTATTTCCCGATTCATTCTCCTCGACTCCATGCTTTTGTTTTTCACCTTTACGACCACCCTTGGCCTTGTCAAGTTCCGCAATCAACGACACGCCCCATTTAGCGATGACTGGTGGATCTGGCTTGTCTTTACGGGATGGTCGATCGGCTGTGTGTGTAGTGTCAAGTGGGTGGGAATGTTTATCACCGCGCTTGTCGGCCTTTACACTATTGAGGATTTGTGGGAAAAGTTTGGTGACCTCTCCATGCCCATTGTAAGTATCATTCGTTGAACTCCGAAAAACCCCATACTTAAGATGCCAAAAGCGCACGTACATCACCCACTGGATTGCCCGAATTGCTTGTCTCATAatcctccccttcatcGTCTACGCCTCGTGCTTCAAGATGCATTTTCTCATCCTTAACCGATCTGGACCCGGTGACGCCCAAAtgtcttcccttttccaaGCCCATTTGCGTGGTAACGACTTTGCCGAGTCTCCTCTGGAAATCGCCTACGGCAGTACCGTCACCTTGAAAAACTATGGCTATGGCGGTGGTTTGCTGCACTCGCACGTGCAGACTTTGCCCGTGGGAAGTCTTCAGCAACAGGTTACGTGTTATCACTATAAGGACGACAATAATAACTGGCAGATTGTACCTCCCTGGGGCGCCGATCCTGTTGACCCAGACGGACCCATTAGATTCCTGAAGGACGGTGATGAAATCCGACTTGTGCATACCCAAACTGGACGGAATATGCATTCACACGCTATCGCTGCACCGGTCAGCAAGGAGAGCTGGGAAGTTTCTGGGTATGGTAATCTTACCATTGGCGACGCCAATGATCTTTGGGTTATCGAGGTCGTCGATGATACCCACACATCCAAGAAGGATAACGAAGATGGTCGTATCCACTCGTTGACCACGCGGATGAGGCTCAAGCACCGCGAATTAAAGTGTTATCTTCGTGCCGCCAATGCCGTCCTGCCTCAATGGGGTTTCAAACAGGTAGAAGTCTCTTGTACAAAGGAGAACAACCCAAAGGATTTGCACACGTACTGGAACGTCGAGTCTCACTGGAACGAGCGATGTAAGtgttttcttccttttttaaAAAATCACCAAAGTTGTTGCATGACGGCTAATGTCATTATAGTGCCCCCTGGTAACGCCAAACTGTACAAATCTCCCTTCTGGCGCGACTTTGTCCATCTCAACGTTGCCATGTGGACATCTAACAATGCTCTCATCCCGGATCCTGACAAGGAAGACATTCTCGCTTCCCAGCCATTCGACTGGCcattcctccacctcggTCTTCGCATGTGCGGCTGGGGCGATCACCAAATCAAGTTTTACCTCCTCGGTACACCTATCATCTGGTGGTTCTCAACCGTCAGCTTGGCTATTGGTTGGGGCTTGGCTGCTTGGTATGTGGCGAGGATGCAGAGGGGATACAAGGAGTGGAAAGCGGGAGAATGGGATCATTGGCTTTGGGTAGGTAAGGTGGCGTTTGGTGGCTGGGCTTTGCATTTCTGTGAGTCATTCATCATTCGATTGAGCGTTGTGTGGCGTAAGATTTGTGACTGAATGAGATTGTTAGTCCCCTTTTTGATTATGGGTCGAGTTACATATCTTCACCATTATGTAGGTTCcccctctctttcttctccccctgGTTATTCACTGACAGCTGTAAACAGCTTCCTACATTATACTTTGCTGTTCTCATGGCCGGACATATCCTTgaccacttcttcttcgcctctcCCACCCGCTCGCACACTAAAAAGCTCATTTGGTTTACCGTCTGGGCAGGAGTGGTGATACTGAGTTTCTGGTGGTTCAAGGACCTCGCTCTCGGTATCTATGGTAGCGTGAACAACCActggggatggggatggaggtCTACTTGGAATATCTACAACTGAGCGTGACATGGACACAAAACGAGAGAGGcggagggagaaggaagaatgggcGAATTGCCAAATCCAAAAAGAGGATATTAAATAGAGCCGCTACGATTCCCTGTGTTTACTTGCATTATTATGAAATCATCATGAACCCATTTCATCATACTGCATGAGTATTTGTATAATATAACAACAGAGCTATTGATTCAACACCCACATCTCGAATATGTACTTGactcccttttcctcgacttcttcttcgatatCCCACCCGATCCATTCTCTAAACTCTTTGAGAGAAGCCTTTTTCCACACTTTGGTCCCGTCAGGTTTTGTGTGTGCCGCAAAGTCTTCAAGGTATGCGTCGCATTtaaaaggggaaaggatTCGAGTGAGGAGAATACGGTCGATCAGAGgttgagagaaagaaggaggagtcGTGGAAGTCGAAGAGTCGGGAGAGGGAACGGTAGacgggaggagagaggtaGTGTACAAGGTTGAGCCGCCAATGAGAAATATACGCGGTGAATTACCGCTTTGGGTAGTAGAAGacagggaggagagggcaGAGGGTATGGAAGTATAGGCAGCTGAATTTTCCGCAGCTCCCCTGTGTACATTGTTCAGTGCCATATTCCAGAACGAGGTAGGAGGAAAGAGCCGTACAGATCCACGCCTTTAGCTGAGATGACCACGTTCCGACGGTTCTTCAAGGGCCTGAAtctggaagggatggattCCCATGTCTTGCGACCCATGATAACTACATTCTGTTCATTGGGATCTGATGAAGGTGTTTCACCGGTGGTAACTATCATACTTGATCAGCATCCGccggcaagaagaggaggcaaaATACGTCATACCTCGAGCAAAGTACTTCATTTCGCCTGGTAATCTCCATGGCAAGCCACCGTTGAGACCGATGCCATTCTCAGCTGTGGCTGCGACGATGGCTGTTATGCTCAGAGTACAAGGCTTTGCTGTGGTTGACATTGCACTGAGGGCGTTGAGGAGTGGTCGCATACACCGTTGCTGAGATGGAGTTGTAGAGCTGGCTTTGCAAGTCGTGGTGGTGGTTTGGGAATGTGCATATCACGCGCGTTCACCTCGAGGACGCGACAAGACATCATACAAGCGCGGGTTACGTAACTGATACCACAAGGAGAGTAATGTGAAGCGCAAAGTAGGGCgaaatgcatgcataatCTTCTTGGTAGATCCAGAAGCGGGTGTAAATATGCGAAAGCCATAAAAGCACCCATGGAGAAGCGACGAGTAGTATGAGTATGGCCAACTCATGTATTGAGTAAATGGGGTGCGAGATAAGAAATGTAATGGCCGGTGGTGACGCACTGCTGTATACATCTCATTCCTCGCATAgtcttccacatccacgCCACATACCATGCCTGTAAGTTCTCTCCAGCGACCTACACTCGCGGCTCACAATCCGCAGGCATACCACTCCGCATTCAACCAAGACACTTCCGTCAGGCAAGTCGGCAACACCGCCATCCTCCCTATCACCACAAAGATCAGGGGTCCTGCCCCCTTGTCCTGTGAGTTGGGGACTAAATCAAGTTATTAGGGAAATGATAATGGGCTGCTGACAAGAATTCTTGCGATGTAGCCGATCCAAGCCAGCCA
This genomic window from Cryptococcus deuterogattii R265 chromosome 9, complete sequence contains:
- a CDS encoding dolichyl-phosphate-mannose-protein mannosyltransferase, translating into MHRGIPSPPATRRQTATQHTPWENRVPPSAYGSARPHSALLESTPHDDAELPLYKDTNMELKRRFEEKQPVHLEQPVVDDDQGKWGKGYGAGPGIGGRRGLPPKQRIPGWKGIVLENEEWVWAGVYTLLSMITRFWRIGAANYVVWDEAHFGKFGTHYINRDFYFDVHPPLGKMLVGLAGLLSGYQGNFEFKSGVAYPEDVPYTAMRVMLASFGVALVPLAWFTSGEMGWSRWTRHWVTICVLCDIGWLCISRFILLDSMLLFFTFTTTLGLVKFRNQRHAPFSDDWWIWLVFTGWSIGCVCSVKWVGMFITALVGLYTIEDLWEKFGDLSMPIRTYITHWIARIACLIILPFIVYASCFKMHFLILNRSGPGDAQMSSLFQAHLRGNDFAESPLEIAYGSTVTLKNYGYGGGLLHSHVQTLPVGSLQQQVTCYHYKDDNNNWQIVPPWGADPVDPDGPIRFLKDGDEIRLVHTQTGRNMHSHAIAAPVSKESWEVSGYGNLTIGDANDLWVIEVVDDTHTSKKDNEDGRIHSLTTRMRLKHRELKCYLRAANAVLPQWGFKQVEVSCTKENNPKDLHTYWNVESHWNERLPPGNAKLYKSPFWRDFVHLNVAMWTSNNALIPDPDKEDILASQPFDWPFLHLGLRMCGWGDHQIKFYLLGTPIIWWFSTVSLAIGWGLAAWYVARMQRGYKEWKAGEWDHWLWVGKVAFGGWALHFFPFLIMGRVTYLHHYLPTLYFAVLMAGHILDHFFFASPTRSHTKKLIWFTVWAGVVILSFWWFKDLALGIYGSVNNHWGWGWRSTWNIYN
- a CDS encoding dihydrofolate reductase; translated protein: MRPLLNALSAMSTTAKPCTLSITAIVAATAENGIGLNGGLPWRLPGEMKYFARVTTGETPSSDPNEQNVVIMGRKTWESIPSRFRPLKNRRNVVISAKGVDLGAAENSAAYTSIPSALSSLSSTTQSGNSPRIFLIGGSTLYTTSLLPSTVPSPDSSTSTTPPSFSQPLIDRILLTRILSPFKCDAYLEDFAAHTKPDGTKVWKKASLKEFREWIGWDIEEEVEEKGVKYIFEMWVLNQ